In one Yarrowia lipolytica chromosome 1A, complete sequence genomic region, the following are encoded:
- a CDS encoding uncharacterized protein (Compare to YALI0A18183g, similar to uniprot|P19807 Saccharomyces cerevisiae YGL077c HNM1 choline permease), with amino-acid sequence MSSSVHSAELTQRHSSASYQIESGTSDSDNAKLEQMGYKAELQRSFSIWSVLGVGFGLTNSWFGISAALITGISSGGPLLIVYGIIIIASVSTCIAITLSELSSAMPNSGGQYYWTLQLAPKKYANFLAYACGSFAWAGSIFSSSSVTLSIAQGIVGMYALDHDGFEVKKWQILVAYQLLNFFMFWFNCYGRALPYVAKTALYVSIFSFITITITVLACSSGKYQSAHFVFVQFNNNTGWKQAGMAFIVGLINPNWCFSCLDCATHMAEEVPKPERVIPIAIMSTVAIGFGTSFCYVISMFFSIQNLEAIFASTTGSPILDIYYQALNNKAGALCLMSLLMITAFGCNISSHTWQARLTWSFARDRGMPGSKYWSQVDPKLGVPLYAHLMSCTWCAILGCLYMASETAFNSMVVGCISFLLLSYCVPVICLLRVGRNNIQRGPFWLGKIGLVANIVVIAWTVFACVVYSLPFTKPVTQENMNYVSVVLVGYFLYMVLYWKLRGNRTFRSHEEREGLVEEDRDEKDERHPDHLPEKLKDVVGVVQ; translated from the coding sequence ATGTCTTCTTCGGTGCATTCTGCAGAGCTGACCCAGCGACATTCGTCGGCATCGTACCAGATCGAGTCCGGAACgtcggactcggacaaTGCCAAACTGGAACAGATGGGATACAAGGCCGAACTCCAGCGGTCGTTTTCCATCTGGTCGGTTTTGGGAGTGGGATTTGGGCTGACTAATTCGTGGTTTGGAATTTCCGCGGCGCTGATCACGGGAATTTCGTCCGGTGGCCCTCTTCTGATTGTCTATGGAATCATCATCATTGCCTCGGTCTCCACCTGTATTGCCATCACTCTGTCGGAGCTGTCTTCGGCCATGCCCAATTCCGGCGGTCAATACTACTGGACTCTCCAGCTGGCGCCCAAAAAGTACGCCAACTTCCTGGCGTATGCGTGCGGCTCTTTTGCGTGGGCCGGCTCCATTTTTTCGTCGTCTTCTGTCACCCTTTCCATTGCCCAGGGAATTGTAGGAATGTACGCGCTTGATCACGACGGATTTGAGGTGAAAAAATGGCAGATTCTGGTTGCAtaccagctgctcaacttcttcatgtTCTGGTTCAACTGCTACGGCCGAGCGCTTCCCTACGTTGCCAAAACAGCCCTCTACGTCAGCATCTTTTccttcatcaccatcaccattACCGTGCTGGCATGTTCGTCAGGAAAGTACCAGAGCGCGcactttgtgtttgtgcaattcaacaacaacacagGCTGGAAACAGGCCGGAATGGCGTTCATCGTCGGTCTCATCAACCCCAACTGGTGCTTCTCCTGTCTCGATTGCGCTACTCACATGGCTGAAGAGGTGCCCAAGCCCGAACGGGTCATTCCCATCGCCATCATGTCGACCGTGGCCATCGGGTTCGGAACCTCCTTCTGCTAcgtcatctccatgttcttctccatccaGAACCTCGAGGCCATTTTCGCCTCCACCACCGGATCGCCAATCCTCGACATTTACTACCAGgccctcaacaacaaggccgGAGCCCTCTGTCTCATGTCGCTGCTCATGATCACCGCGTTCGGATGCAACATTTCGTCCCACACGTGGCAGGCGCGACTCACATGGTCGTttgcacgtgaccgagGAATGCCTGGCTCCAAATATTGGTCCCAAGTCGACCCCAAGCTCGGAGTGCCCCTGTACGCCCACCTGATGAGCTGTACTTGGTGTGCCATTCTCGGATGTCTTTACATGGCCTCCGAGACCGCATTCAACTCCATGGTTGTTGGTTGCATCTCCTTTTTGCTGCTTTCGTACTGCGTTCCCGTCATCTGTCTGCTCCGAGTTGGCCGAAACAACATCCAGCGCGGCCCCTTCTGGCTCGGCAAAATCGGCCTTGTGGCCAACATTGTCGTCATTGCCTGGACTGTCTTTGCCTGCGTCGTCTACTCGCTGCCCTTCACCAAGCCCGTGACCCAGGAGAACATGAATTATGTCTCTGTCGTGCTGGTGGGATACTTTTTGTACATGGTCCTTTACTGGAAGTTGCGGGGCAACCGAACGTTCCGAAGCCATGAGGAGCGTGAAGGATTGGTTGAGGAAGACCGGGATGAGAAGGATGAGCGGCACCCGGACCATTTGCCTGAAAAGCTGAAGGAtgtggttggtgttgtgcaGTAG